The following proteins are co-located in the Arctopsyche grandis isolate Sample6627 chromosome 3, ASM5162203v2, whole genome shotgun sequence genome:
- the LOC143909628 gene encoding uncharacterized protein LOC143909628 codes for MECRLCLCFAPADSSISIHDIPHPLVQRISTCCHLQIKEDDRFPEMICLKCEDNLKLLCNFRSICVQSDRTQKLRFAKCSDLKVEEILLDDLIWSNEIDIDSSANDESNIRKSTALKAESDSNQNIHVIEDNSQIHGGKFTLTKSLDGESKLRSFKCELCMKSFPFKSELVVHAKTHTQHGCNICSRSFTHEFGLKRHMKTHADKKPHTCQICSKSFARKFNLGKHLNLHTGIRPYMCDTCSKSFNYKYELVLHINTHDETKPFQCNVCSKSFHNKSNVRKHIKTHTVNDWYNCKTCTESFSTKSALAEHVKSHALYTCDICSKSFSVKFALTAHINSHYGIKPYKCKICSKSFTYLSSRSAHLRHHNGIKSHKCNVCTESFASKYNLVRHLDRHSGEKLHTCDICFKSYTRRSNLAEHKNSHSGIKPHECKICSKSFTHYSTLAAHLKCHTVVESHKCDICLKVFAQRCHLMKHVKRHEGHKPYKCDICSKSYALRTSLDDHLNSHNGTKPHQCNVCLKSFELKCSLVAHVKRHSGQKRHTCDICFKSYRSKLFLAQHINSHSGIKPHKCKVCSKSFTYYSALSVHLKCHAEIKPHKCGVCSRVFTHRCYLTKHMERHGDQKPYKCEICPKSYAFKASLADHINSHNGIKPYQCHVCFKSFVDKSNLNRHAKSHGVDDRYACGVCFRRFTKKSTLLVHMQCHAGDEPYKCDVCLKGYSLKSSLKRHISSHNGTKSHHCDVCFKSFAYKCSLQRHLLTHATIK; via the exons ATGGAGTGTAGGCTGTGTCTCTGTTTTGCTCCTGCCGATTCTTCCATCTCCATTCATGACATTCCTCATCCACTAGTTCAACGCATTTCGACCTGTTGTCATCTGCAA ATTAAAGAAGACGACCGTTTTCCAGAAATGATATGCTTAAAATGTGAAGACAATCTGAAATTGTTGTGCAATTTTAGGAGCATTTGTGTACAGAGTGACAGAACGCAAAAGCTGAGATTTGCCAAGTGTTCAGATTTGAAAGTGGAAGAAATTTTACTTGATGATTTAATATGGTCGAATGAAATTGATATCGACTCTTCCGCAAACGATGAAAGTAATATACGGAAGTCGACTGCATTAAAAGCCGAAAGTGATTCAAATCAAAATATCCATGTAATTGAAGATAATTCACAG ATTCACGGAGGAAAATTTACACTGACGAAAAGCTTAGACGGCGAATCCAAATTGCGATCGTTCAAGTGTGAACTTTGTATGAAATCGTTCCCATTCAAATCCGAATTGGTAGTCCACGCGAAGACTCATACTCAACACGGTTGTAACATTTGCTCAAGATCGTTCACTCATGAATTCGGCCTGAAGAGACACATGAAAACGCACGCCGACAAGAAACCGCACACGTGCCAAATCTGCTCAAAGTCATTCGCACGCAAATTCAACCTCGGAAAACACTTGAATTTGCACACCGGAATCAGGCCGTATATGTGCGACACGTGCTCGAAATCCTTCAATTACAAATACGAGCTCGTTCTGCACATAAACACTCACGACGAAACCAAACCGTTCCAATGTAACGTGTGCTCGAAATCATTCCACAACAAATCTAACGTGAGGAAACACATCAAAACGCACACCGTCAACGACTGGTACAATTGCAAGACGTGTACAGAGTCGTTTTCAACCAAGTCCGCTCTAGCCGAACATGTAAAGAGTCATGCTTTGTATACGTGCGACATTTGTTCAAAGTCATTTTCGGTAAAGTTCGCCCTCACGGCACACATAAACTCTCACTACGGAATAAAACCGTACAAATGCAAGATTTGCTCGAAATCCTTCACCTATTTGTCTTCTCGTTCGGCACACTTGAGACATCACAACGGCATTAAATCGCACAAATGTAACGTTTGCACCGAGTCGTTCGCTAGCAAGTACAATCTCGTGAGACACTTGGATAGGCATTCGGGGGAGAAACTGCACActtgtgacatttgtttcaaatcgtACACCCGCAGATCAAACCTTGCCGAGCATAAGAACTCACACAGCGGGATAAAACCGCACGAATGCAAGATCTGCTCAAAATCGTTCACGCACTATTCTACACTTGCGGCTCACTTGAAGTGTCACACCGTGGTGGAGTCgcacaagtgtgacatttgtctgAAGGTGTTCGCTCAGAGGTGTCATCTGATGAAGCATGTGAAACGGCACGAAGGCCACAAGCcgtacaagtgtgacatttgctCAAAGTCTTATGCGCTCAGGACTAGCCTTGACGATCATCTCAACTCTCACAACGGGACAAAACCGCATCAATGCAACGTTTGCTTGAAATCGTTCGAACTCAAGTGCAGTCTCGTGGCACACGTGAAAAGGCACTCGGGACAGAAACGGCACACTTGTGACATCTGTTTCAAGTCGTATAGGAGCAAATTATTCCTCGCGCAGCATATAAATTCACACAGCGGGATAAAACCGCACAAATGCAAAGTCTGTTCGAAATCGTTCACTTACTACTCGGCACTTTCTGTTCACTTGAAATGCCACGCCGAAATAAAACCGCACAAGTGCGGTGTTTGTTCGAGAGTGTTCACTCACAGGTGCTATCTGACGAAGCATATGGAGCGGCATGGCGACCAAaaaccttacaagtgtgaaatttgccCCAAGTCTTATGCTTTCAAGGCTAGCCTTGCAGATCATATCAACTCGCACAACGGGATCAAACCGTACCAATGTCACGTGTGCTTCAAATCGTTCGTCGATAAGTCAAATTTGAATAGACATGCTAAGTCTCACGGTGTGGATGACCGCTACGCATGTGGTGTCTGTTTCAGGAGGTTCACCAAGAAGTCTACGCTCTTGGTACATATGCAATGTCACGCTGGAGATGAACcgtacaaatgtgacgtttgtttgaAAGGGTATTCTCTCAAATCTTCTCTAAAGAGACACATAAGTAGTCACAATGGGACAAAATCACACCATTGCGATGTCTGCTTTAAGTCGTTCGCTTATAAGTGTAGCTTACAGAGACATTTATTAACTCATGCTACGATAAAATGA